Proteins found in one Clostridium kluyveri DSM 555 genomic segment:
- a CDS encoding ABC transporter substrate-binding protein, protein MGDINLKNLDLLALLPCPLKVPVEIAFENHLHDGVCSENSVLNYIIEGNANKQISYNQQVEEYTDIESIPDITITSGINSFYYKSFRENFVEKGYFYDALSPRVNSIFSDSGIKDSEGNYTIIALNTLVMVADMKALGDIKCPCTWKELLRPEFEKKVAIRGYNDSFCETTLLTIFKQCGYEGIEKLGRTVKYGWHPSQMVKMAGSGRNGAPAVSVMPYFFTKTMQNKKDVKIIWPEDGAIVSPITMMVKKSCREKLAKIIDFFTGDKLGEICAGAFLPSLNPEASNKIPKGATFNWIGWDFIKERDIGSLIKELNNIFIESHRGKL, encoded by the coding sequence ATGGGAGATATCAATTTAAAAAATTTGGATCTGCTGGCACTACTGCCTTGTCCTCTAAAAGTTCCTGTAGAAATTGCATTTGAAAATCATTTACATGATGGTGTGTGTAGTGAAAATAGTGTATTAAATTATATTATTGAGGGAAATGCAAATAAGCAGATTTCATATAATCAACAGGTGGAAGAATATACAGATATAGAGTCCATACCAGATATTACAATAACTTCGGGAATAAATAGTTTTTATTATAAAAGTTTCAGAGAAAATTTTGTTGAAAAAGGATATTTCTATGATGCATTAAGCCCCCGGGTTAATTCTATATTTTCAGACAGTGGTATAAAAGATTCTGAAGGCAATTATACCATAATAGCCTTAAATACATTGGTTATGGTAGCTGATATGAAAGCTTTAGGAGATATTAAATGTCCATGTACATGGAAGGAACTTTTAAGGCCTGAATTTGAAAAAAAAGTTGCTATAAGAGGATATAATGATTCATTTTGTGAGACAACTTTACTTACTATATTCAAACAGTGTGGATATGAAGGAATAGAGAAATTAGGTAGAACTGTGAAATATGGATGGCATCCATCCCAAATGGTAAAAATGGCTGGAAGCGGAAGAAACGGGGCACCTGCCGTAAGTGTCATGCCTTATTTTTTTACTAAAACCATGCAAAATAAAAAAGATGTAAAAATAATATGGCCTGAAGATGGAGCTATTGTAAGTCCTATTACAATGATGGTAAAAAAGTCCTGTAGAGAAAAACTAGCTAAAATTATAGATTTTTTTACAGGTGATAAATTAGGTGAAATATGTGCAGGGGCATTTTTACCTTCTTTAAATCCTGAGGCTTCCAATAAAATACCTAAGGGAGCTACTTTTAATTGGATAGGATGGGATTTTATAAAGGAAAGAGATATAGGTTCACTTATAAAAGAATTAAATAATATTTTTATTGAATCTCATAGAGGTAAACTATGA
- a CDS encoding SGNH/GDSL hydrolase family protein, with protein MMKILNKIFLLTMIVIIIVSATIVLAEDNTNSIERDESQVENINSFNRVTLHDAWVAWENNEKFPVAFFGDSTFDGNQTSGWVKNEIGQDHQPPNAFTTYLQDLIRKYTGSTVARIYNAGFSGQTADWGYSNISDIFSRAYSDVKMIGIGFGINDRLNKTSTKDYKEQFKKNIENIIIWCFKNNIQPFLITTQATVEPGSIDNLNYPYRTSENINSIANTVKKELSKKYNIELIDMNYYTSKLLANNESDTLKDIISTDHLHFVDKGHKFESEVLFAYFNPRVIILDGKKQMKLDFTSQYIKSNISSDKVSLEDNQINLWYTNYLFNNFIYCDKEDMSDVLLQDFIILNLSSNLNLYSIQIQIPENPGYSLPSSDIQKPYVTFNDTNYILNDTFIDSYFSLANMYKLFLVDKLKFGLNEIKLYSGQFNRVAAVGFYISQDFKNYTSKISISQNNGTVTKQFLAPYKLQNYFEHKVLFKLKLDTNISDSTDVFIPVVDRINSGLLLGIKDNTIKLFSYDRNSPSLDNIENLNQLLCCDIGSSSKELMKSTGLYVEINATYIKVYTDLKSSPVLYYETNGKIIGSGIFANFIKILNQSDNEYAIVTTDTLYNQ; from the coding sequence ATGATGAAGATATTAAATAAGATATTTCTTTTGACTATGATTGTTATTATTATAGTATCAGCTACAATAGTGTTAGCTGAAGATAATACTAATTCAATAGAAAGAGATGAATCACAAGTGGAAAATATTAATAGTTTCAACAGAGTAACACTTCACGATGCTTGGGTAGCTTGGGAAAATAATGAGAAATTTCCTGTTGCATTTTTTGGAGATAGTACATTTGATGGCAATCAAACATCAGGATGGGTTAAAAATGAAATAGGACAAGATCATCAGCCACCTAATGCCTTTACAACATATTTACAAGATTTAATTAGAAAATATACAGGTTCTACTGTGGCTAGAATATATAATGCTGGATTTTCTGGACAAACTGCTGACTGGGGATATTCAAATATCAGTGATATTTTTTCAAGGGCTTATTCAGATGTGAAAATGATTGGTATAGGATTTGGTATTAATGACAGGCTTAATAAAACCTCAACTAAAGATTATAAGGAACAGTTCAAGAAAAACATAGAAAATATTATAATATGGTGTTTTAAAAATAATATACAACCATTTTTAATTACTACTCAGGCTACAGTAGAACCTGGAAGTATTGATAACTTAAATTATCCATATCGTACAAGTGAAAATATAAACTCTATAGCAAATACAGTAAAAAAAGAGTTATCCAAAAAGTATAATATTGAATTAATAGATATGAATTATTATACTTCAAAACTTCTGGCAAATAATGAAAGCGATACTTTGAAAGATATAATTAGTACCGATCATCTCCATTTTGTTGATAAGGGCCATAAATTTGAATCTGAAGTATTGTTTGCATACTTTAATCCAAGAGTAATTATATTAGATGGCAAGAAACAAATGAAATTAGATTTTACTTCACAGTACATAAAAAGTAATATATCAAGTGATAAGGTGTCATTGGAGGACAATCAGATTAATCTTTGGTATACAAATTATTTATTTAATAACTTTATTTATTGTGATAAAGAAGATATGTCTGATGTTTTACTTCAAGATTTTATAATTTTAAACTTGTCGAGTAATTTGAATTTATATAGTATACAGATTCAGATACCTGAAAATCCAGGGTACAGTTTACCTTCATCAGATATTCAAAAGCCATATGTTACATTTAATGATACAAATTATATTTTAAATGATACTTTTATAGATAGCTATTTCTCTCTGGCAAATATGTATAAATTATTTTTAGTTGATAAATTAAAATTTGGTTTGAATGAAATAAAACTATACTCTGGACAATTTAATAGAGTGGCAGCAGTTGGTTTTTACATCTCACAAGATTTTAAAAATTATACTTCTAAAATATCTATATCTCAAAATAATGGTACTGTTACAAAACAATTTTTAGCTCCATATAAATTACAAAATTATTTTGAACATAAAGTATTATTTAAACTTAAATTAGACACTAATATATCTGATTCAACAGATGTATTTATCCCTGTTGTAGATAGAATAAATTCAGGATTACTTTTAGGTATCAAAGATAATACAATAAAGTTATTTTCATACGATAGAAATAGCCCATCTCTGGATAATATTGAAAATTTAAATCAATTATTGTGTTGTGATATTGGCTCAAGTTCAAAGGAGCTAATGAAATCTACAGGATTATATGTTGAAATCAATGCCACCTATATTAAAGTATATACAGATTTGAAATCATCACCTGTATTATATTATGAAACTAATGGAAAGATTATCGGTTCGGGTATATTTGCCAATTTTATAAAAATACTTAATCAAAGTGATAATGAATATGCTATAGTCACTACTGATACGCTATATAATCAATAA
- a CDS encoding NifB/NifX family molybdenum-iron cluster-binding protein, whose product MGYNIAVASTDGVNIDKHFGASNSFFIIKVNDDGTYENLGERLVEKNQRNSVNCSLCSSKHSCGNINPKIQRKIEAISDCRCLLCSRCGPSSEKQLGKNNISVFGINMKLDEALKTIIRYYKRSDEHKLLKGIKKQKINSFQGRRY is encoded by the coding sequence ATGGGATATAATATTGCAGTTGCTTCAACAGATGGAGTCAACATTGATAAACATTTTGGAGCTTCAAATTCTTTTTTCATAATAAAAGTAAATGATGATGGAACCTATGAGAATTTAGGAGAAAGATTAGTTGAGAAAAATCAAAGGAATAGTGTGAATTGTAGTTTATGTTCATCTAAACATTCTTGTGGTAACATTAATCCCAAGATTCAAAGAAAAATAGAAGCTATTTCTGATTGCAGATGCCTGTTATGTAGTAGATGCGGACCTAGTTCAGAAAAGCAATTGGGGAAAAATAACATTTCTGTATTTGGTATTAATATGAAACTTGATGAGGCGTTAAAAACGATAATAAGATATTACAAGAGAAGTGATGAACATAAATTATTGAAAGGTATAAAAAAACAGAAAATAAATTCTTTTCAAGGAAGAAGGTATTAA
- a CDS encoding NAD(P)H-dependent oxidoreductase, with protein MLFLKIIVLNGSPKSHKSVTIQSMKYLEQNYENHQFEYIYIIKDIKKYKRSKEGLEILCKKIGEADAVIWAFPLYYALVPSHYKRFIELIFENNLTGYFSAKYTSVFSTSIHYADIHAYNYMRAICEDLGMNYVEYLSHEMQDLTKENRRQELKLFFENLLTYVNENLITNKLFNTLSESTFRYNAGKTDKFIHTTKKIIILTDAQEKDSNLNEMIDKYKSYLQSSVEVFNLYQIDIKGPCLGCCNCAQENICVYHHKDGYRKFLDYIINNGDIIIFAGTIKDRFLSSRFKLYYDRSFCYTHIPFLKGKQIGYIISGKLSEHQNLRQILELYTGEDRNLIGFVTDESENNDIIDNQIYTFAKMSVNYCEKNYFKSETFLSVASRKLFSDAIEGHLGAIFTADYKYYKKNGLIKKISFKQKMQVKVMRYFMGKEKFRKEVQRNMVDHMITGHKKVLQKIGN; from the coding sequence GTGTTGTTTTTGAAGATAATCGTCTTAAATGGAAGTCCAAAATCACACAAAAGTGTTACAATACAATCAATGAAATATCTGGAACAGAATTATGAAAATCATCAATTTGAGTATATCTACATTATAAAAGATATAAAAAAATATAAGCGATCCAAGGAAGGATTAGAAATTTTATGTAAAAAAATTGGAGAGGCAGATGCTGTCATATGGGCTTTTCCTCTATATTATGCCCTGGTACCTTCTCACTATAAAAGGTTTATTGAATTAATATTTGAAAATAATTTAACAGGTTATTTTTCAGCAAAATATACCAGTGTATTCTCTACTTCTATTCATTATGCAGATATTCATGCATATAATTACATGAGGGCAATATGTGAGGATCTGGGCATGAACTATGTAGAATATCTATCCCATGAAATGCAGGATTTAACAAAGGAAAACAGAAGACAAGAACTTAAATTATTCTTTGAAAATTTACTTACTTATGTTAATGAAAACCTAATTACTAATAAGTTATTTAACACCTTAAGTGAAAGCACATTTAGATACAATGCAGGTAAAACAGATAAGTTTATTCATACTACTAAAAAAATAATTATTTTAACAGACGCCCAAGAAAAAGACAGTAATCTTAATGAAATGATTGATAAATATAAAAGCTATTTACAAAGTTCAGTAGAAGTATTTAATCTTTATCAGATAGATATAAAAGGTCCTTGTCTAGGCTGCTGCAACTGCGCCCAAGAAAATATATGTGTTTACCACCACAAGGATGGTTACCGAAAATTTTTAGATTATATTATTAATAATGGAGATATAATTATTTTTGCCGGCACTATAAAAGATAGATTTTTATCCTCACGCTTTAAACTCTATTATGACAGAAGTTTTTGTTACACCCATATTCCTTTCTTAAAGGGTAAACAAATAGGCTATATTATTTCAGGAAAATTAAGTGAGCACCAAAATTTGAGACAAATATTAGAGTTATATACTGGAGAAGATAGAAATTTAATTGGATTTGTCACTGATGAAAGTGAAAACAATGATATTATAGATAATCAAATATATACCTTTGCTAAAATGAGTGTGAACTACTGTGAAAAAAATTATTTTAAATCCGAAACCTTTTTGAGCGTAGCTTCAAGAAAATTGTTTTCCGATGCCATAGAAGGCCACTTAGGAGCCATATTTACAGCTGATTATAAGTACTATAAAAAAAATGGACTGATAAAAAAAATATCCTTTAAGCAAAAAATGCAGGTGAAGGTTATGAGATACTTTATGGGAAAAGAAAAATTCAGAAAAGAAGTTCAGAGAAATATGGTTGATCATATGATTACGGGCCATAAAAAAGTTCTTCAAAAAATAGGTAACTAA
- a CDS encoding nitrogenase component 1 gives MTERDIVFGGEKRLKEQIESTLEIEERLKAGIAFGGTCANLKDCLNKACLNNANRSFSQTYGCQHGLSLGILNTLWLSTNLDESDVISGGEKKLRDTIIYADKEFRPEVIIAVSGCVPALIGDDIDGIISDLQSEVAAALMPVTCEGFKTKVMATAYDAAYNGIMKKLLKNVIREENLVEDDFEEIKRKYLLTRHVNIFNVGSMSRADELELERLLNAIGLTVTFLPCYSAPKDFAYSLENSLNVSICGTHDDYYIKYVEQEYGIPFIIDTIPIGRKNTARWVLKIVEHFNLEKEAEAFLKKEDELLNESLKPYRKKLKGKRMHLGGGAIRIVATAEVLQDLGMEIVGFKGHHIDKFIEPTFEALENIDDVVFNVATQQPFE, from the coding sequence GTGACGGAAAGGGATATTGTTTTTGGTGGAGAAAAAAGATTAAAGGAACAAATAGAAAGTACATTAGAGATAGAAGAAAGATTGAAAGCTGGTATTGCCTTTGGAGGAACGTGCGCCAATTTAAAAGATTGCTTGAATAAAGCATGTTTGAATAATGCAAATCGCAGTTTTTCTCAAACTTATGGATGCCAACATGGATTAAGTCTTGGAATTTTAAATACATTATGGCTGAGTACTAATCTGGATGAATCAGATGTAATAAGTGGAGGAGAAAAAAAGTTGAGAGATACAATTATATATGCTGATAAGGAATTCAGGCCAGAAGTGATTATTGCAGTAAGTGGATGTGTTCCGGCATTAATTGGAGATGATATAGATGGAATAATCTCTGATTTGCAATCAGAAGTTGCCGCTGCTTTAATGCCTGTTACTTGTGAAGGATTTAAAACAAAAGTAATGGCTACGGCATATGATGCAGCTTATAATGGTATAATGAAAAAACTTTTAAAGAATGTAATCAGGGAAGAAAATTTAGTTGAAGATGATTTTGAAGAAATAAAAAGAAAATATTTACTTACCAGACATGTTAATATTTTTAATGTGGGCTCTATGAGTAGAGCTGATGAACTTGAACTAGAAAGGTTGTTAAATGCCATAGGGTTAACTGTAACTTTTCTGCCTTGTTACTCTGCACCAAAAGATTTTGCATATTCTTTGGAAAATTCTTTAAATGTAAGCATATGTGGAACACATGATGATTATTATATTAAATATGTAGAACAAGAGTATGGAATTCCTTTTATAATTGATACAATCCCAATTGGAAGAAAGAATACGGCACGTTGGGTTTTAAAAATTGTAGAGCACTTTAATCTAGAAAAAGAAGCAGAAGCTTTTCTGAAAAAAGAAGATGAATTGCTTAATGAAAGTCTTAAACCATATAGAAAAAAGCTTAAAGGTAAAAGGATGCATTTAGGAGGAGGGGCTATCAGAATAGTTGCTACTGCAGAAGTATTACAGGATTTGGGAATGGAGATTGTAGGATTTAAAGGACATCATATAGATAAATTCATAGAACCAACCTTTGAGGCCCTGGAGAATATAGATGATGTTGTATTTAATGTAGCAACTCAACAACCTTTTGAATAG
- a CDS encoding GTP-binding protein: MKLITVSGPPSTGKTSVILKTINSIKLKNLKVGVIKFDCLSTYDNEVYSDRGVEVKVGVSGNLCPDHYFVANIDECINWGLNKAFDILISESAGLCNRCSPYIKEVLAVCVIDNLSGINTPQKIGPMLKYADIIVVTKGEIVSQAEREVFTFRIRQCNSKAVILHVNGITGQGSNELGELFIKARHIENIEHKKLRFTMPSALCSYCLGETEIGSDFQLGNVKKMELSE, from the coding sequence ATGAAGTTAATAACAGTTTCAGGACCCCCTTCCACAGGAAAAACATCTGTAATACTTAAAACCATAAATTCCATTAAACTTAAAAATTTAAAAGTTGGAGTAATTAAGTTTGACTGTCTTTCTACTTATGATAACGAGGTATATAGTGACAGGGGAGTTGAAGTAAAAGTAGGTGTTTCAGGGAATCTATGCCCTGATCATTATTTTGTGGCCAATATTGATGAGTGTATAAATTGGGGGCTAAATAAAGCTTTTGATATTTTAATAAGTGAAAGTGCAGGACTGTGCAATAGATGTTCTCCCTATATAAAAGAAGTACTTGCGGTTTGTGTCATTGATAATTTATCGGGAATTAATACACCTCAAAAAATAGGACCTATGCTTAAATATGCAGATATTATTGTAGTTACCAAGGGAGAAATTGTATCTCAAGCTGAACGGGAAGTTTTCACATTTCGTATAAGACAGTGTAATTCTAAAGCCGTTATACTACATGTAAATGGAATAACCGGTCAGGGAAGTAATGAACTTGGAGAGCTTTTCATTAAAGCCCGCCATATTGAAAACATAGAACATAAAAAATTAAGGTTTACCATGCCCTCTGCATTATGTTCCTATTGTCTTGGGGAAACTGAAATTGGTAGTGACTTTCAACTTGGAAATGTTAAGAAAATGGAGTTATCCGAATGA
- a CDS encoding LytTR family DNA-binding domain-containing protein, which produces MEMNLICSENIKRILEEVLTNRKITISKDAKVCIIEKGFNLESGKIGIYFDMSTLNLLMDYLDQSTASKEEIKNIITGKCEEDELKVLTYDNIYYFESVGNNVFCKTKDKKYKVKEKLYELEKKLENKEFIRVSKCFIVNIVKVDRIISWFNSKLILRIMDIDEEIYVTRKYLNDFKKFLGF; this is translated from the coding sequence ATGGAGATGAATTTAATTTGCTCAGAGAACATAAAAAGAATATTAGAGGAAGTTCTTACTAACCGTAAAATAACAATCAGTAAAGATGCGAAAGTGTGCATTATCGAAAAAGGATTTAATTTAGAATCAGGGAAAATAGGCATATATTTTGATATGAGCACCCTAAACCTTTTAATGGACTATTTAGATCAGAGCACAGCCAGTAAGGAAGAAATTAAAAATATAATAACAGGAAAATGTGAAGAGGATGAACTTAAAGTACTCACTTATGATAATATTTATTATTTCGAATCTGTAGGAAACAATGTATTTTGTAAGACAAAAGATAAAAAATACAAGGTGAAGGAAAAACTCTACGAATTGGAAAAAAAGTTGGAAAATAAAGAATTTATAAGAGTGAGCAAATGTTTTATTGTAAACATAGTGAAAGTAGATCGTATTATTTCATGGTTTAATAGTAAGCTTATATTAAGAATCATGGATATAGACGAGGAGATTTATGTTACACGAAAATATTTAAATGATTTCAAAAAATTCCTGGGATTCTGA
- a CDS encoding putative ABC transporter permease, with amino-acid sequence MISYKYINLKKDLILIFIMGSIYMILEGLWHGWTHISMLVVGGISAFFIGKLNEGHGFSNRRMWEQCLIGTLIILVLEFVSGVILNIWLQFEIWDYSNIWGNILGQICIPYAVIWFLLVPFNIYVDDYLRYKFFGEKKPEKLITNYKRLFLYK; translated from the coding sequence ATGATATCCTATAAGTATATAAATTTAAAAAAAGATTTAATCTTAATATTTATAATGGGCAGTATTTATATGATCCTAGAAGGCTTATGGCATGGATGGACACATATATCTATGCTGGTAGTAGGAGGTATATCGGCTTTCTTTATTGGGAAATTAAACGAAGGGCATGGCTTTTCTAATCGTAGGATGTGGGAACAATGTTTAATAGGCACCCTTATAATTTTAGTATTGGAATTTGTTTCAGGGGTCATTTTAAACATATGGCTTCAGTTTGAAATATGGGATTATTCTAATATCTGGGGAAATATTTTGGGACAGATATGTATTCCTTATGCTGTAATATGGTTTTTACTGGTCCCATTTAACATATATGTTGATGATTACTTAAGATATAAGTTTTTTGGAGAAAAAAAGCCAGAGAAACTTATAACAAATTACAAACGCTTATTTTTATATAAATAA
- a CDS encoding ATP-binding cassette domain-containing protein: MCLLSDKKVIENDDKSTVNKITVIGGYDKQGKPENITLDLNVGQIISIVGPTGSGKSRLLADIEYMAQKDTPTGRQILINDKVPDISNRFSSEGKLVAQLSQNMNFVMDVTVGEFLTMHSKCRKNYGSEEIVDSIIKKANELSGEKFSYYTPLTALSGGQSRALMIADTAYLSTSPIVLIDEIENAGIDRKKALDALIKKEKIVLMATHDPILILMSIKRIIIKNGGISKVIFTSPEEKKVLESLQSMDNKISSLRNLLRNGDIVESISS, encoded by the coding sequence TTGTGTTTGTTGTCAGATAAAAAAGTTATAGAAAATGACGATAAATCTACTGTTAATAAAATAACTGTTATTGGAGGGTATGATAAACAGGGTAAACCTGAAAATATAACACTGGATTTAAATGTGGGACAGATTATATCTATAGTAGGACCTACAGGTTCAGGAAAAAGTCGTCTGCTGGCGGATATAGAATATATGGCTCAAAAGGATACACCTACAGGCAGACAAATACTTATAAATGATAAAGTACCGGATATATCAAATCGCTTTTCTTCAGAAGGAAAATTGGTGGCACAGCTTTCTCAAAACATGAATTTTGTAATGGATGTTACAGTAGGTGAATTTTTGACTATGCATTCAAAGTGCAGGAAAAATTATGGTTCAGAAGAGATAGTGGATAGTATAATTAAAAAAGCCAATGAACTTTCAGGGGAAAAATTTTCTTATTATACTCCTTTAACTGCTTTAAGTGGAGGACAGTCCAGGGCTCTCATGATTGCAGATACTGCCTATTTAAGTACATCTCCTATAGTTTTGATTGATGAAATAGAAAATGCGGGTATAGACAGAAAAAAGGCACTGGATGCTCTAATTAAAAAAGAAAAAATAGTACTTATGGCCACCCATGATCCAATTTTAATACTTATGTCAATTAAGCGCATAATTATCAAAAATGGAGGAATAAGTAAAGTGATTTTTACAAGTCCTGAAGAAAAAAAAGTTCTTGAAAGTTTACAATCTATGGACAATAAAATATCATCATTGAGAAATTTATTGAGAAATGGTGATATTGTAGAGTCTATATCTTCATAA
- a CDS encoding cell wall-binding repeat-containing protein — MKIKKLLVFLITFTMTAAPVTFSTKATSSISRREAQERAYEMAYVTWKYDKSLNGNVTDYIELPGYLKDKTTSEEVGIPYNYGGSDSIGRSSNRLWSNFFDALTKRATAGNVKFEGGYKGETAGIDAASFIQDSLKISGTKLTTNSISKYLTAIDFNSLTNMDILLSKGKHAAFFQSWVYNDLGEVVGATTLEATIDNDDNTGQKVKEYYRSKDYIMNNFKAYRYSYISDDYIEDNALEPKLEAPLYGQAIDKNGNGINLKWNFDNEDNGQYQTSYRIRIYSGDLNSTSDSSGILVKQVYQDSQAKEANVYFSDMPEGSYYFILEVKSNKGYWSSPLAAPFEFTSDTSKFPSKINSVARYGGSSRYETSKIIAENKFKNFSLENIVITNGNDFADGLAGVTLARKLNSPLLLVDNEPSDEGSQITLQYIMKNVGRDAKIYLLGGEGVLSNSYVEYLEKNGYAKENIVRIGGSNRLETSVNIAKEMDISKNKPIIIASDSSFADALSVSSKAASDRVPILLTSKDGLSEKVIEYIKDVKPSKVYILGETGVISKSVEDSIGEITNLDSNKIIRLGGEDRYITCEKINKYFYGNQWTKVYLANGEDFADSLSGSAAAAVDSGAPLVLVSEYSYGTAGKTIKNLTRDKKVTLNVLGGDKLITEYLISKINNAAVSAEE, encoded by the coding sequence GTGAAGATAAAGAAATTATTAGTATTTTTAATCACATTTACTATGACTGCAGCACCTGTTACATTTAGTACTAAGGCTACTTCCTCTATTTCAAGACGAGAGGCACAGGAGAGGGCTTATGAAATGGCTTATGTTACCTGGAAATATGATAAAAGTTTAAATGGTAATGTTACGGATTATATAGAATTGCCTGGATATTTAAAGGATAAAACTACTTCAGAGGAAGTAGGTATTCCCTATAATTATGGAGGCTCTGACAGCATCGGTAGGAGTTCTAATAGATTGTGGAGTAACTTTTTTGATGCCCTTACCAAAAGAGCTACTGCAGGCAATGTAAAATTTGAAGGTGGGTATAAAGGTGAAACTGCAGGTATAGATGCTGCAAGTTTTATCCAAGATTCTCTTAAGATTTCAGGTACAAAACTTACTACAAACAGCATAAGCAAATATTTAACTGCCATAGACTTCAACAGTTTGACAAATATGGATATACTTTTATCTAAGGGGAAACATGCAGCTTTTTTTCAATCCTGGGTTTACAATGACCTGGGAGAAGTAGTAGGAGCTACTACATTGGAGGCTACCATTGACAATGATGACAATACAGGTCAGAAAGTTAAGGAGTACTACAGGTCTAAAGATTATATAATGAATAATTTTAAGGCATATAGATATAGTTATATAAGTGATGACTATATAGAAGATAATGCACTGGAACCTAAACTGGAAGCTCCTTTATACGGACAAGCTATTGATAAAAACGGGAATGGTATTAATCTTAAATGGAATTTTGATAATGAGGATAATGGACAATATCAAACTTCTTATAGGATAAGGATCTATAGTGGAGATTTAAATAGTACTTCAGACTCATCAGGAATATTGGTTAAACAAGTTTATCAGGATTCTCAGGCTAAAGAAGCAAATGTATATTTTAGTGATATGCCAGAGGGAAGCTATTATTTTATTTTGGAAGTTAAAAGTAATAAGGGTTACTGGAGTAGTCCATTAGCAGCTCCTTTTGAATTTACAAGTGATACAAGTAAATTTCCTTCTAAAATAAATAGTGTGGCAAGGTATGGAGGAAGCAGCAGGTATGAAACCTCAAAGATAATAGCTGAAAATAAATTTAAAAATTTCAGTTTGGAAAATATAGTTATAACAAATGGAAATGATTTTGCAGATGGCCTGGCGGGAGTTACTTTGGCTAGAAAACTTAATTCTCCTCTACTTCTTGTAGACAATGAACCTTCAGATGAAGGAAGTCAAATTACATTGCAGTATATAATGAAAAATGTTGGGAGAGATGCTAAAATATATCTGCTGGGGGGAGAAGGGGTTTTAAGTAATTCTTATGTAGAATATCTAGAGAAAAATGGATATGCAAAAGAGAATATAGTAAGGATTGGCGGCTCTAACAGACTCGAGACTAGTGTTAATATTGCCAAAGAAATGGATATTTCAAAGAATAAACCTATTATAATAGCTAGTGATTCTTCCTTTGCAGATGCATTAAGTGTGTCATCTAAAGCAGCCTCAGATCGTGTACCTATTTTATTAACTTCAAAAGATGGATTAAGTGAGAAAGTTATAGAGTATATAAAAGATGTGAAACCTTCTAAGGTATATATATTGGGAGAAACCGGAGTTATTTCAAAAAGTGTAGAAGATAGTATTGGTGAAATTACTAATTTAGATAGTAATAAAATTATCAGGCTGGGTGGAGAAGATAGATATATAACCTGTGAAAAGATAAATAAATATTTTTATGGAAATCAGTGGACAAAAGTCTATTTGGCTAATGGGGAAGATTTTGCTGATTCATTAAGCGGAAGTGCAGCAGCTGCAGTAGATAGTGGAGCACCTCTAGTTCTTGTATCAGAGTATTCCTATGGTACAGCAGGAAAAACAATAAAAAATCTTACAAGAGATAAAAAAGTCACACTTAATGTATTAGGAGGAGATAAGCTAATAACAGAATATCTTATTTCCAAGATAAATAATGCTGCAGTTAGTGCAGAAGAATAA